CGGTCGCGGCGAGCGTCACGGCCGCGAGAACCGAGGCGACGGCGGCGACGGCCACCAGATGGACCGTCAGCAGCGATGTCGTACGGGGCAGCTGCCAGGAGGCGCTGTCGTGGCTGGCCGTCCAGATGAGCAGCCAGCAGGCGACGGCGAGCGGCACGGTGAGCGCGGCGGCGCGCGCGGTGTGCCGGGCCTGCGCGATGGTCAGCTCGTGCTGGAACGTCGGCGCCAGGTGGTCGGGCGAGCCGAAGTCCCGTACCGCCATCTCGGCGGCGCGCTCGTAGGGGACGCCCGCGCGGGTGTGCGCCGAGACCGTGTCGTCCAGGCCGTCCCGTATCTCCGCGACCAGGCGCGACTTGGCGCGGCTCGGGCCCTGGAGGGACTCGGCGAGGGCGGCCACGTACGCGTCGATGGGGTCCGGGGGTGCGGCGGGACGCCGCTTGCCGGACGCCGCCGCGCCGATGCTCGTCTCCATGCCCGCCCCGGTGCTCATGTCGTCAGTCCCGTCGAGGGTGTCGCCGGGTTGAGTACCGAACCGATCGCCGTGGTGAACTCCCGCCAGGCGTTCCGCTCATGGGCCAGGCTACGCCTGCCGGCCTCGGTCAGCTCATAGCAGCGGCGGCGCCGTTCGCCGACGGCGTCCCAGCTGCTCTTGAGCAGGCCGAGCCGCTCCAGGCGCTGGAGCGCCGGGTAGATCGTGCCCGTGCGGAGCTCCAGCGCGCCACCGCTGCGCTGCTGGACGGCCGCGATGATCGCGTAGCCGTGCAGCGGGCCCGGTTCCAGCACGGCCAGCAGGAGTCCGTCCAGGTGGCCGCGCACCGCGTCTGTCCTCATGACCAGCGATTCTACCCAAGCGTGATGTAGGCGTGCTATCTATTGGTAGCCAACTTATCGAGGGTCTGTCCGGTCCCGCTTGGAGGCATCACCGTGACCAAGCTCCTCCTGTCCGTGCACGTCATCGCCGCCATCCTCGCGGTCGGGTCGATCGCAGTGGCGGCCTCGCTCTTCCCGCGCTTCGCCAAGCTGGCGGTGGCGCAGGGCCCGCAGGCGGAAGGGGGGGAGGAGAAGGGCAAGGCCGTCGGCATCGCGGCGTTCCTGCACCGGATCTGCCGGGTCTACGCCGTCGCCGGCCTTGTCGTGCCGGTGTTCGGGGTGGCCACCGGCGCGCAGATGGGCGTCCTGGGCGACGCGTGGCTGATCACGTCGATGATCCTCACCGCCGTCACCGCGTTCCTGCTCGCCATGGCGATCATCCCCGGCCAGGAGCGGATGCTCACCATGGCCCGGCAGGGCGGCGCCGGCGCCCAGGGGCTGAACGCCGCGGCTGCCCGGCTCGGCATGCTGACCGGCGTCTTCAACCTGCTGTGGGCGGTGGTCGTCGTCCTGATGATCGTCCGCCCCGGCTCCACGACGGGTGCGTGACCCCGTGAACCTGAAGGTGCTGCGGGTCGCGGCGGCCGTCGAGGCCGTCTCCGTCCTCATCCTGTTCGGCAATCTGCTCACGGTCCACGCCCGGCCGGTCACCGCACTCGGCGGCCCGACGCACGGCACGGCGTATCTGGTCACCATCGTCGCGACGTTCGCCCTGACGGTCGCGGGCGCGGCGGGCGCGGCGCGGGCGATGGCGTTCGTCCCCGGAATCGGCGGGATGCTCGTCCTGAACTGGCTGCGGCGTCACCCGGAGGCGGTCAAGGCGCCCTCCGGGGACCCGGTGGGGTGAGCGCCGTGACCGACCGCGCCCGCGCCGGGGCCCCGCTGACCGGTCCGGCCATCGAGGCCGCCGGGCTGGTGAAGACGTACCGGGGCGCCCGCGCCGTCGACGGCGTGGACCTGACCGTCGCGCCCGGGACCGTGTACGGCGTCCTCGGCCCGAACGGGGCGGGGAAGACGACGACCGTGAAGATGCTCGCGACGCTGTTGCGGCCCGACGGCGGCCAGGCCCGGATCTTCGGCCACGACGTCGTGCGGGACGCCGACACGGTCCGCGGCCTCGTCAGCCTCACCGGGCAGTACGCCTCGCTCGACGAGGACCTGACCGGCCTGGAGAACCTGGTGCTGCTGGGCCGCCTGGCCGGCCTGCCGAAGCGGTCGGCGCGGGAGCGCGCGGGGCAGATGCTGGAGGCGTTCGCCCTGGCCGATGCCGCGGGCCGCCAGGTGAGGAACTACTCGGGCGGGATGCGGCGTCGCCTCGACATCGCCGCGTCGATCCTGGACGCGCCCGCCCTGCTGTTCCTGGACGAGCCGACGACGGGCCTCGACCCGCGCTCCCGCGGCCAGGTGTGGGAGATCGTCCGCGCCATCGTGGACCTGGGGACGACGGTCCTGCTGACCACGCAGTACCTGGACGAGGCCGACCAGCTGGCGTCGCGGATCGCGGTCATCGACCGGGGCCGGGTCGTCGCGGAGGGCACGAAGGGCGAGCTGAAGGCGTCGGTCGGCGCGGGCTCGGTCCATCTGCGGCTGCGGGACGCCGGGCAGCGGGCCGAGGCCCAGCGGGTCCTCGCCCTCCACCTGGCGGCCGAGGTGCGGCCGGACGCCGACCCGGTGGCGCTGACCGCCCGTGTCGACGACGCCGACGGGGACCGGGGCGCCGCCGAGCGGGCCTCGCGGGCGCTGGCCGAGCTGGCCCGGCGGGGCATCACGGTCGACACGTTCTCGCTGGGGCAGCCCAGCCTGGACGAGGTGTTCCTCGCCCTGACCGACCGGAGGGCGGACGCCGACGGCGCGGCCGCCGGGGTGAGGGAAGGAGCCGCGGCATGAGCGTCACCACGTCCGGCGCGACGGCCCCGCGCGGCGACGAGCTCGCGGCCGTGTCGGCCCGCGCCCTGGCCGGGCTGCTGTCCGCCGGGGAGCGGCCGCCCAGGCCCACCCCGTGGGCCGCGTCCATGGCGTTCGGCTGGCGGGCGATGCTGAAGATCAAGCACGTGCCGGAGCAGCTGT
This genomic window from Streptomyces thermolilacinus SPC6 contains:
- a CDS encoding permease prefix domain 1-containing protein codes for the protein MSTGAGMETSIGAAASGKRRPAAPPDPIDAYVAALAESLQGPSRAKSRLVAEIRDGLDDTVSAHTRAGVPYERAAEMAVRDFGSPDHLAPTFQHELTIAQARHTARAAALTVPLAVACWLLIWTASHDSASWQLPRTTSLLTVHLVAVAAVASVLAAVTLAATGRLARWLPTPHRLPLAVAWTGTAASIAMAVAALVLVTLSVVVTNWPLAVAAGALAAASHAVVASSARTCRQCARLPVN
- a CDS encoding PadR family transcriptional regulator produces the protein MRTDAVRGHLDGLLLAVLEPGPLHGYAIIAAVQQRSGGALELRTGTIYPALQRLERLGLLKSSWDAVGERRRRCYELTEAGRRSLAHERNAWREFTTAIGSVLNPATPSTGLTT
- a CDS encoding membrane protein, with amino-acid sequence MTKLLLSVHVIAAILAVGSIAVAASLFPRFAKLAVAQGPQAEGGEEKGKAVGIAAFLHRICRVYAVAGLVVPVFGVATGAQMGVLGDAWLITSMILTAVTAFLLAMAIIPGQERMLTMARQGGAGAQGLNAAAARLGMLTGVFNLLWAVVVVLMIVRPGSTTGA
- a CDS encoding ATP-binding cassette domain-containing protein, yielding MTDRARAGAPLTGPAIEAAGLVKTYRGARAVDGVDLTVAPGTVYGVLGPNGAGKTTTVKMLATLLRPDGGQARIFGHDVVRDADTVRGLVSLTGQYASLDEDLTGLENLVLLGRLAGLPKRSARERAGQMLEAFALADAAGRQVRNYSGGMRRRLDIAASILDAPALLFLDEPTTGLDPRSRGQVWEIVRAIVDLGTTVLLTTQYLDEADQLASRIAVIDRGRVVAEGTKGELKASVGAGSVHLRLRDAGQRAEAQRVLALHLAAEVRPDADPVALTARVDDADGDRGAAERASRALAELARRGITVDTFSLGQPSLDEVFLALTDRRADADGAAAGVREGAAA